A genomic window from Slackia heliotrinireducens DSM 20476 includes:
- a CDS encoding SEC-C metal-binding domain-containing protein — translation MFFNEHLSNKFFDIFDTLMDYANVAMNMYPDLNDPTGQYIDTQRQSEVADQLWDNIGVMDQFINTNPAGFNREELDIVRSWKSVLSGNLFVVTQPGRPAVFLYEDRVFEVYGITEEVSSITSGATHIAARGALLPFEGKVTYGAALLEMPLELPVEIKAHLNRTIEQAYRENTVIRTAQQFLAAAPGIVEARISREAEAMLADLEFEMNPESQVPGTHRGALAGLEGDARRTALLKNYGTSNDKRIAEAVRTNTFPGPVQTDLFKIVMMATKYDLEDYCRAFGIMGYSKKRKSEIADMVIEEFLHPEHGILYSIVEELSYDTASVVRDICAAGGSFRTSITDSFMNSGKFIMPIPFLSVLFHDRDDIVCVIPDEVRERLNQLDWDAILADKLIRKRLFEVCELCVELRGIATIESVWEEYRRLYPTGYDEAAFRETVMNHAGMEAYLFDVWNTGDTIYLVHFDLDESRSSSSRYMSNPFTGMAPTLAIRALNETPRPLSQYLTELLEVQKDLAPRPIPEAMLSDDPDFSYTNWACAQPGAATFLRFLDEHVPQDADDYTFADSVMSEMIYMSHGGYGMDQVLQFLAGRGFVMPPQHTNRLLEMLGNMFNGLPSWENNGWSPNDLLEQQMGHKVFFNEDGSIMRVGVNDPCPCGSGKRFGDCHGRR, via the coding sequence ATGTTTTTCAACGAGCACTTGAGCAACAAGTTCTTCGACATCTTCGACACGCTGATGGATTACGCCAACGTGGCCATGAACATGTACCCGGATCTGAACGACCCCACCGGGCAGTACATCGACACGCAGCGCCAGTCGGAAGTGGCAGACCAGCTCTGGGACAACATCGGGGTCATGGACCAGTTCATAAACACGAACCCCGCCGGCTTCAACCGCGAGGAGCTCGACATCGTCCGCTCTTGGAAATCGGTGCTGAGCGGCAACCTGTTCGTGGTCACCCAGCCGGGCCGACCGGCCGTGTTCCTTTACGAGGACCGGGTATTCGAGGTGTACGGCATCACCGAGGAGGTGAGCTCCATCACCAGCGGCGCCACCCACATTGCGGCACGCGGCGCCCTGCTGCCCTTCGAAGGCAAGGTGACCTACGGAGCCGCCCTGCTGGAAATGCCCCTGGAGCTTCCTGTCGAAATCAAGGCGCACCTGAACAGGACCATCGAACAGGCCTACCGCGAGAACACGGTGATCCGCACGGCACAGCAGTTCCTGGCGGCCGCCCCCGGCATCGTGGAGGCCCGCATCTCCCGCGAGGCCGAGGCCATGCTTGCCGACCTCGAGTTCGAGATGAACCCCGAATCCCAGGTGCCCGGCACCCACAGAGGCGCGCTGGCCGGGCTTGAAGGCGACGCACGTCGCACCGCCCTGCTGAAGAACTACGGCACGAGCAACGACAAACGCATTGCCGAAGCCGTCAGGACCAACACGTTTCCTGGCCCCGTGCAGACCGACCTGTTCAAAATCGTCATGATGGCGACCAAATACGACCTGGAAGATTACTGCCGCGCATTCGGCATAATGGGCTATTCGAAGAAGCGCAAGTCCGAAATCGCCGACATGGTCATCGAGGAGTTTCTACATCCGGAGCACGGCATCCTGTACAGCATTGTGGAGGAACTCTCCTACGACACAGCCTCCGTCGTGCGCGACATCTGCGCGGCTGGCGGAAGTTTCCGCACGTCCATCACCGACTCGTTTATGAACTCCGGCAAATTCATAATGCCCATCCCCTTCCTGTCCGTGCTGTTCCACGACCGCGACGACATCGTGTGCGTCATACCGGACGAGGTCCGCGAGCGGCTCAACCAGCTGGACTGGGATGCCATCCTGGCCGACAAGCTCATCAGGAAACGCCTCTTCGAGGTCTGCGAGCTGTGCGTCGAGCTGCGCGGCATCGCCACCATCGAATCGGTCTGGGAGGAATACCGCCGTTTGTATCCCACCGGCTACGACGAGGCGGCCTTCCGCGAGACGGTCATGAACCATGCGGGCATGGAAGCTTACCTCTTCGACGTCTGGAATACCGGCGACACCATCTACCTGGTGCATTTCGACCTGGACGAGAGCCGCTCCAGCAGCTCGCGGTACATGTCGAACCCGTTTACGGGAATGGCGCCCACCCTTGCGATCCGCGCCCTGAACGAAACGCCCAGGCCCTTGAGCCAGTACCTCACCGAGCTTCTCGAGGTGCAGAAGGACCTTGCCCCTCGCCCGATTCCCGAGGCCATGCTCTCCGACGACCCCGACTTCTCCTATACGAATTGGGCCTGCGCGCAGCCGGGTGCGGCCACCTTCCTGCGTTTTCTGGACGAGCACGTTCCCCAGGACGCTGACGACTACACCTTCGCCGACAGCGTCATGTCCGAGATGATCTACATGTCCCACGGTGGCTACGGCATGGACCAGGTGCTGCAGTTCCTGGCGGGTCGCGGCTTCGTCATGCCCCCGCAGCACACCAACCGCCTGCTGGAAATGTTGGGCAACATGTTCAACGGCCTTCCGAGTTGGGAAAACAACGGCTGGTCCCCCAACGACCTGCTCGAGCAGCAGATGGGTCACAAGGTGTTCTTCAACGAGGACGGCTCCATCATGCGGGTCGGCGTCAACGACCCCTGCCCCTGCGGTTCAGGCAAGCGGTTCGGCGACTGCCACGGACGCCGCTAG
- the atpC gene encoding ATP synthase F1 subunit epsilon gives MPKLACDITTPQAQFFSEEVYSVVVPGTEGEMGFLYGHVPLVSALTNGVVRVKKDEGGPDTEFAIEGGYVQVTGTKVIILADKAEAK, from the coding sequence ATGCCGAAGCTTGCCTGCGATATCACGACCCCTCAAGCACAGTTCTTCTCTGAGGAAGTGTACTCTGTTGTGGTCCCCGGTACGGAAGGCGAAATGGGCTTCCTGTACGGCCATGTGCCGCTGGTCTCCGCGCTGACGAACGGCGTGGTGCGTGTCAAGAAGGATGAAGGCGGCCCCGATACCGAGTTTGCCATCGAAGGCGGATATGTTCAGGTAACGGGCACGAAGGTCATCATCCTTGCCGACAAGGCAGAAGCGAAGTAA